From one Gossypium hirsutum isolate 1008001.06 chromosome D08, Gossypium_hirsutum_v2.1, whole genome shotgun sequence genomic stretch:
- the LOC107940069 gene encoding uncharacterized protein → MKKMKGVAASVEYSPYPIYEDQRNRFKHHSLMQDFDDLFKETEAMRKRLQVLKDKKLTLLAEVRFLKRRHKFLMQNRTSNTPAEQSFAHSQNKVIRSKLNTEEKKSTGKEHTLGRLATGFDLNQKVKTKETTLAHPSPMFDLNQKQQKVFSEKEEVTLRTSLPALDSYQKERPYSEKEATARSMAPVFDLNQISTEEEEVQASNNSMGVEELKRSSLRIGSDEQHNDIKLSACWNTGNGPNRVGKRKITWQDQVALKV, encoded by the exons atgaagaagatgaaagggGTTGCTGCTTCTGTGGAGTATTCTCCATACCCCATATACGAGGACCAAAGGAACAGGTTCAAGCACCACAGCCTTATGCAAGACTTCGACGACTTGTTCAAG gAAACAGAGGCTATGAGAAAGAGATTGCAGGTTTTGAAAGATAAAAAATTGACCCTTTTGGCTGAAGTTCG GTTTTTGAAACGGAGGCACAAGTTCTTGATGCAAAACCGAACTTCGAACACACCGGCCGAACAAAGCTTTGCGCATTCACAAAATAAGGTGATCAGAAGTAAACTAAATACGGAGGAAAAGAAATCGACCGGAAAGGAACATACTTTGGGGCGCCTAGCTACAGGTTTCGATTTGAACCAGAAGGTAAAGACCAAGGAAACCACTTTAGCTCATCCTTCTCCTATGTTTGACTTAAACCAAAAGCAACAGAAAGTTTTCAGCGAAAAGGAGGAAGTTACTTTGCGAACTAGTTTACCGGCTCTCGACTCATACCAGAAGGAAAGGCCTTATAGCGAAAAGGAGGCTACTGCTCGAAGCATGGCGCCGGTTTTCGATTTAAATCAGATTTCG ACAGAGGAGGAAGAAGTGCAAGCTAGTAATAACTCAATGGGAGTAGAGGAATTGAAGAGAAGTTCACTTAGAATTGGAAGTGATGAGCAGCACAATGATATTAAACTATCAGCATGCTGGAACACCGGAAACGGCCCGAACCGAGTCGGAAAACGGAAGATCACGTGGCAAGATCAGGTGGCTTTGAAGGTTTAA
- the LOC107940068 gene encoding uncharacterized protein has product MGRACLGYMVFLQLTQKGASPYFIDSMLSNQVQDLVIPRASLEKPRRSIGSSYSYSKLPEEPIKLSVRKLDGSSFDVEVIKSATIADLKLAVQHVFSHMPKKGPGKISWPHVWGHFCLCYDGQKLLTDTDHIINYGIKDGDQLHFIRHVTSSYNLTKIQSKRRMAAQKQSYLSISSSMSTLACEQNGEEDEDEDDKEAGRCKSGNDKKQSMIVQQECQFGQLWRGWSSHSKTSTIRRKGSSQGRVCQPRDGPGFVGNFRKIYQLWGTAKYSPKPK; this is encoded by the exons ATGGGTAGAGCCTGCCTTGGATATATGGTGTTTCTTCAACTCACACAAAAAGGCGCTTCTCCTTATTTCATAGACAGCATGTTGAGTAACCAAGTTCAGGATTTGGTGATCCCAAGGGCTTCTTTGGAGAAGCCAAGGCGGTCCATTGGTTCCTCTTATTCTTATTCTAAGCTTCCCGAGGAGCCCATCAAGCTCTCTGTTCGGAAACTGGATGGCTCTTCCTTTG ATGTTGAAGTTATAAAGTCAGCCACCATCGCCGACCTCAAGCTGGCTGTTCAACACGTGTTTAGTCATATGCCAAAGAAAGGTCCCGGCAAGATTTCATG GCCACATGTTTGGGGACATTTTTGCTTGTGCTATGATGGTCAGAAGTTGCTCACAGACACTGATCATATCATTAATTATGGCATCAAGGATGGTGATCAG CTTCATTTTATTAGGCATGTCACTTCCAGCTATAACCTGACAAAGATTCAATCAAAGAGAAGAATGGCTGCCCAAAAACAATCATACTT GTCGATATCAAGCTCAATGAGCACTTTAGCATGTGAACAAAacggtgaagaagatgaagacgAAGATGATAAGGAGGCTGGGAGATGCAAGAGTGGAAATGACAAGAAGCAAAGTATGATTGTACAACAAGAATGCCAATTTGGTCAGTTATGGAGAGGTTGGTCCTCGCATTCAAAGACGTCAACCATTAGAAGAAAAGGATCAAGCCAAGGCAGGGTTTGCCAGCCTAGAGATGGTCCTGGTTTTGTGGGGAATTTTAGGAAAATCTATCAACTTTGGGGTACTGCTAAATATTCTCCAAAGCCCAAATGA
- the LOC107940048 gene encoding DEAD-box ATP-dependent RNA helicase 15 isoform X1: protein MGETRDNDAYEEELLDYEEEEEKAPDSVTAKVNGDAGKKGYVGIHSSGFRDFLLKPELLRAIVDSGFEHPSEVQHECIPQAILGMDVICQAKSGMGKTAVFVLSTLQQIEPTPGQVVALVLCHTRELAYQICHEFERFSTYLPDIKVAVFYGGVNIKVHKDLLKNECPHVVVGTPGRILALTRDKDLSLKNVRHFILDECDKMLESLDMRRDVQEIFKMTPHDKQVMMFSATLSKEIRPVCKKFMQDPMEIYVDDEAKLTLHGLVQHYIKLSELEKNRKLNDLLDALDFNQVVIFVKSVSRAAELNKLLMECNFPSICIHSGMSQEERLTRYKGFKEGHKRILVATDLVGRGIDIERVNIVINYDMPDSADTYLHRVGRAGRFGTKGLAITFVSSASDSDVLNQVQERFEVDIKELPEQIDTSTYMPS from the exons ATGGGAGAAACAAGGGACAACGACGCTTATGAGGAAGAGCTTCTCGActacgaagaagaagaagagaaagccCCTGACTCTGTCACTGCTAAAGTCAATGGCGATGCTGGCAAGAA GGGCTATGTTGGGATTCACAGTTCCGGATTCAGAGATTTCCTTTTGAAGCCAGAGCTGCTTCGAGCCATTGTGGACTCTGGATTTGAGCACCCTTCCGAAG TTCAACATGAGTGCATTCCCCAAGCTATACTGGGTATGGATGTTATTTGTCAAGCTAAATCAGGGATGGGGAAGACTGCGGTTTTTGTTCTATCAACATTACAACAGATTGAACCCACACCAGGACAAGTTGTTGCCCTTGTTTTGTGCCATACTAGGGAGTTAGCTTACCAG ATTTGTCACGAGTTCGAGAGGTTCAGTACTTACCTTCCTGATATCAAGGTTGCCGTCTTCTATGGTGGTGTTAACATTAAAGTTCACAAAGATCTACTGAAAAATGAATGCCCCCATGTTGTTGTTGGCACACCTGGAAGGATATTGGCTCTGACAAGAGACAAGGACCTTTCATTGAAGAATGTGAGGCATTTCATTCTTGATGAATGTGACAAGATGCTTGAATCACTTG ACATGAGGAGAGATGTCCAGGAGATTTTCAAGATGACCCCTCATGATAAGCAAGTTATGATGTTTTCTGCCACTCTTAGCAAAGAAATTCGCCCTGTCTGCAAGAAATTTATGCAAGAT CccatggaaatttatgttgatGACGAGGCCAAGTTGACCCTTCATGGTCTTGTGCAG CACTACATCAAATTGAGTGAGCTGGAGAAAAACCGCAAGTTGAATGATCTCCTTGATGCATTGGATTTTAACCAAGTTGTCATATTTGTTAAAAGTGTGAGCCGAGCAGCTGAGTTGAACAAGTTGCTCATGGAATGTAATTTTCCCTCTATATGCATTCACTCTGGCATGTCACAGGAAGAAAG GTTGACTCGTTACAAAGGTTTCAAGGAGGGTCATAAAAGAATTCTTGTGGCCACAGATTTGGTTGGAAGAGGAATTGATATTGAACGTGTTAACATTGTCATCAACTATGACATGCCAGATTCTGCTGATACATACCTGCACAGG GTTGGTAGAGCTGGCAGATTCGGCACCAAGGGTCTTGCAATTACATTTGTTTCGTCTGCTTCAGATTCTGATGTGCTCAATCAG GTCCAGGAGAGGTTTGAGGTGGATATTAAGGAACTTCCAGAGCAGATTGATACATCTACATACA TGCCATCATAA
- the LOC107940048 gene encoding DEAD-box ATP-dependent RNA helicase 15 isoform X2: MDVICQAKSGMGKTAVFVLSTLQQIEPTPGQVVALVLCHTRELAYQICHEFERFSTYLPDIKVAVFYGGVNIKVHKDLLKNECPHVVVGTPGRILALTRDKDLSLKNVRHFILDECDKMLESLDMRRDVQEIFKMTPHDKQVMMFSATLSKEIRPVCKKFMQDPMEIYVDDEAKLTLHGLVQHYIKLSELEKNRKLNDLLDALDFNQVVIFVKSVSRAAELNKLLMECNFPSICIHSGMSQEERLTRYKGFKEGHKRILVATDLVGRGIDIERVNIVINYDMPDSADTYLHRVGRAGRFGTKGLAITFVSSASDSDVLNQVQERFEVDIKELPEQIDTSTYMPS, translated from the exons ATGGATGTTATTTGTCAAGCTAAATCAGGGATGGGGAAGACTGCGGTTTTTGTTCTATCAACATTACAACAGATTGAACCCACACCAGGACAAGTTGTTGCCCTTGTTTTGTGCCATACTAGGGAGTTAGCTTACCAG ATTTGTCACGAGTTCGAGAGGTTCAGTACTTACCTTCCTGATATCAAGGTTGCCGTCTTCTATGGTGGTGTTAACATTAAAGTTCACAAAGATCTACTGAAAAATGAATGCCCCCATGTTGTTGTTGGCACACCTGGAAGGATATTGGCTCTGACAAGAGACAAGGACCTTTCATTGAAGAATGTGAGGCATTTCATTCTTGATGAATGTGACAAGATGCTTGAATCACTTG ACATGAGGAGAGATGTCCAGGAGATTTTCAAGATGACCCCTCATGATAAGCAAGTTATGATGTTTTCTGCCACTCTTAGCAAAGAAATTCGCCCTGTCTGCAAGAAATTTATGCAAGAT CccatggaaatttatgttgatGACGAGGCCAAGTTGACCCTTCATGGTCTTGTGCAG CACTACATCAAATTGAGTGAGCTGGAGAAAAACCGCAAGTTGAATGATCTCCTTGATGCATTGGATTTTAACCAAGTTGTCATATTTGTTAAAAGTGTGAGCCGAGCAGCTGAGTTGAACAAGTTGCTCATGGAATGTAATTTTCCCTCTATATGCATTCACTCTGGCATGTCACAGGAAGAAAG GTTGACTCGTTACAAAGGTTTCAAGGAGGGTCATAAAAGAATTCTTGTGGCCACAGATTTGGTTGGAAGAGGAATTGATATTGAACGTGTTAACATTGTCATCAACTATGACATGCCAGATTCTGCTGATACATACCTGCACAGG GTTGGTAGAGCTGGCAGATTCGGCACCAAGGGTCTTGCAATTACATTTGTTTCGTCTGCTTCAGATTCTGATGTGCTCAATCAG GTCCAGGAGAGGTTTGAGGTGGATATTAAGGAACTTCCAGAGCAGATTGATACATCTACATACA TGCCATCATAA
- the LOC107940049 gene encoding ethylene-responsive transcription factor SHINE 2, which translates to MVQTKKFRGVRQRQWGSWVSEIRHPLLKRRVWLGTFETAEAAARAYDQAAILMNGQNAKTNFPPATAHKDDSPLPPKALSELLNAKLKKCCKDQSPSLTCLRLDTDNAHIGVWQKRAGTRSSSSWVMRVDLGNKKTTTPPSEDGLALSSPPIADEIEGESHVLGEEDRIALQMIEELLNWNCPMVSTSSGV; encoded by the exons ATGGTACAAACAAAGAAATTCCGAGGTGTTCGGCAGCGTCAGTGGGGCTCTTGGGTATCTGAGATTCGCCATCCTTTACT GAAAAGAAGGGTATGGCTAGGCACATTCGAGACGGCTGAGGCAGCGGCAAGAGCATATGACCAGGCTGCCATTTTGATGAATGGACAAAATGCCAAGACCAATTTTCCTCCTGCTACTGCTCACAAAGATGATTCTCCATTGCCTCCCAAGGCTCTTTCTGAGCTTCTCAATGCTAAGCTCAAGAAATGTTGCAAAGACCAGTCTCCATCTCTTACTTGCCTCAGGCTTGACACTGATAATGCCCACATTGGAGTTTGGCAAAAACGTGCAGGCACTCGTTCCAGTTCCAGTTGGGTCATGAGGGTTGATCTTGGGAATAAGAAGACAACTACACCGCCATCGGAAGATGGACTGGCATTATCATCGCCACCTATAGCCGATGAGATTGAAGGGGAAAGTCACGTATTGGGAGAAGAAGACAGGATTGCACTGCAGATGATAGAAGAATTACTCAATTGGAATTGTCCTATGGTTTCAACTTCAAGTGGAGTTTAA
- the LOC107940066 gene encoding LOW QUALITY PROTEIN: probable sucrose-phosphate synthase 1 (The sequence of the model RefSeq protein was modified relative to this genomic sequence to represent the inferred CDS: inserted 1 base in 1 codon): MAGNDWINSYLEAILDVGPGIDDAKSSLLLRERGNFSPTRYFVEEVITGFDETDLHRSWVRAAATRGPKERNTRLENMCWRIWNLARTKKKLEVEEAQCKANRRLEHERGRREATADMSEDLSEGEKGDLVGDGSARGDRISRRMPRINSVDIMENLANQLKEKKFYIVLISLHGLIRGESMELGRDSDTGGQVKYVVELARALGTMPGVYRVDLLTRQVSAPDVDWTYAEPTEMLSPRTTENSMQELGESSGAYIIRIPFGPKDKYIPKEMIWPHIPEFVDCALSHIRQMSKVXGEQIGGGEPVWPVAIHGHYADAGDSAALLSGALNVPMLFTGHSLGRDKLEQLLKQGRQSREEINTTYKIMRRIEAEELSLDASEVVITSTRQEIEEQWRLYDGFDPILERKLRARIRRGVSCHGRFMPRMVVIPPGMEFHHIVPHDGDMDGDVERNEENSTSPDPPIWSEIMRFFSNPRKPMILALARPDPKKNLTTLVKAFGECRPLRELANLTLIMGNRDSIDEMSGANASVLLSILKLIDKYDLYGQVAYPKHHKQYEVPDIYRLAAKTKGVFINPAFIEPFGLTLIEAAAYGLPIVATKNGGPVDIHRVLDNGLLVDPHDQQSIADALLKLVSDKHLWARCRQNGLKNIHLFSWPEHCKTYLSRIVMCKPRQPRWQSSDVGFENLETNSPGDSLRDIQDLSLNLKFSLDGEKSEGTGTGALDNSFDIDDSVDRKSNLEKADLKFSKDAIGSLMEKAGQHFGGGRFPAMRMRKCIFVIAVDCDSVSDIPKVIRTIMDAAGKENPIGFILSTSLSVSEVHSILISGSISPLDFDAFICNSGGDVYYPSLSSEDGLGLPFTVDSDYQSHIEYRWGGEGLRKTLVRWAASINDKNGQTVEENESRSTTHCYAFRVKDPELIPPVKELRKLMRVQALRCHVIYCQNGTTLNVIPVLASRAQALRYLYIRWGLELSNVITFVGECGDTDYEGLLGGVHKTVILKGIGNDALKLHSNRSYPLEHVLPFNSPNIVQAKGCCNEDVRASLQNIGVIKE; the protein is encoded by the exons ATGGCGGGAAACGACTGGATAAACAGTTACCTGGAAGCAATCCTGGACGTTGGTCCAGGAATCGACGATGCTAAATCCTCCTTGTTGTTGAGAGAGAGAGGTAATTTCAGTCCTACTCGCTACTTCGTGGAAGAGGTCATTACTGGATTCGATGAGACTGATCTACACCGTTCTTGGGTTCGA GCGGCGGCCACGAGAGGTCCCAAGGAGAGGAACACCAGACTGGAGAACATGTGCTGGAGGATCTGGAATTTGGCTCGGACGAAGAAGAAg CTTGAGGTGGAGGAAGCTCAATGCAAAGCTAATCGTCGCCTTGAACATGAAAGAGGCAGGAGGGAGGCAACTGCTGATATGTCTGAAGATCTGTCAGAAGGGGAGAAAGGGGATTTAGTTGGTGATGGTTCAGCTCGTGGTGATAGAATTAGTAGAAGAATGCCGAGAATCAATTCTGTTGATATCATGGAGAACTTGGCTAATCAGCTGAAAGAAAAGAAGTTCTATATTGTGTTAATAAG TCTTCATGGCTTGATAAGGGGTGAAAGCATGGAGCTTGGTCGTGATTCGGACACAGGTGGCcag GTTAAGTATGTAGTAGAACTTGCTAGAGCATTGGGCACAATGCCAGGAGTTTATCGGGTTGACTTGTTAACAAGACAAGTGTCAGCTCCAGATGTGGATTGGACTTATGCTGAACCAACAGAGATGCTTAGTCCAAGAACTACAGAGAACTCGATGCAGGAGCTTGGTGAGAGCAGTGGTGCTTACATCATTCGTATACCCTTTGGCCCAAAAGATAAATATATACCTAAAGAAATGATTTGGCCTCATATTCCTGAGTTTGTTGATTGTGCACTTAGTCACATTCGACAGATGTCCAAAG CTGGGGAGCAAATTGGTGGTGGAGAACCAGTCTGGCCTGTTGCCATTCATGGACATTACGCAGATGCTGGTGACTCTGCAGCTCTTTTGTCTGGAGCTTTAAACGTGCCAATGCTTTTCACTGGCCATTCGCTGGGTCGGGATAAGCTAGAACAGCTCTTGAAGCAGGGCCGCCAATCAAGAGAAGAAATAAACACCACATACAAAATCATGCGACGGATAGAGGCTGAGGAGTTATCTCTTGATGCATCTGAAGTTGTTATAACTAGTACTAGACAGGAGATAGAAGAGCAATGGCGCCTTTATGATGGCTTTGATCCAATATTGGAGCGCAAACTTAGAGCAAGGATCAGAAGGGGTGTCAGCTGTCATGGGAGATTTATGCCCCGTATGGTT GTAATTCCTCCTGGGATGGAGTTTCATCATATCGTTCCACATGATGGAGACATGGACGGGGATGtagaaagaaatgaagaaaattcAACTTCTCCTGATCCACCAATTTGGTCTGAG ATAATGCGATTCTTTTCAAATCCACGCAAACCGATGATTCTCGCCCTTGCTCGGCCAGACCCTAAAAAGAATCTTACAACTTTAGTCAAAGCATTTGGAGAATGTCGACCTCTGAGGGAGCTTGCTAATCTT ACATTAATAATGGGAAACCGTGACAGTATTGATGAAATGTCTGGTGCAAATGCATCTGTGCTTCTCTCCATCCTTAAACTGATTGACAAATATGATCTGTATGGTCAAGTAGCATATCCTAAGCACCACAAGCAGTATGAAGTTCCTGACATTTACCGTCTTGCAGCAAAAACAAAG GGTGTTTTTATTAATCCAGCTTTCATTGAGCCATTTGGGCTTACTTTAATCGAG GCAGCAGCGTACGGTTTGCCTATTGTTGCCACAAAAAATGGTGGTCCTGTTGACATTCATAGG GTTCTTGACAATGGTCTACTAGTTGATCCCCATGATCAACAGTCAATTGCTGATGCTCTTCTGAAACTTGTTTCAGATAAGCATTTGTGGGCAAGATGCAGACAGAATGGGCTGAAAAATATTCATCTATTTTCTTGGCCAGAGCACTGTAAGACTTACTTGTCTCGTATAGTCATGTGCAAGCCAAGGCAACCTCGGTGGCAGAGCAGTGATGTTGGATTTGAAAATCTAGAAACAAATTCACCTGGTGATTCTTTGAGAGATATACAAGATTTATCGTTAAACTTGAAGTTTTCACTGGATGGTGAAAAGAGTGAAGGGACTGGAACTGGAGCTCTTGATAATTCTTTTGATATTGATGACTCCGTTGATAGAAAAAGCAACTTGGAGAAGGCTGATTTGAAGTTTTCCAAGGATGCTATAGGAAGTTTAATGGAGAAAGCTGGCCAACATTTTGGTGGTGGTAGGTTTCCAGCAATGAGGATGCGGAAATGCATTTTTGTGATAGCTGTGGATTGCGATTCAGTCTCAGATATTCCAAAAGTAATTAGGACAATTATGGATGCAGCAGGAAAAGAGAATCCTATAGGGTTTATATTATCAACATCCTTGTCAGTATCTGAAGTGCACTCTATTTTGATATCAGGAAGCATAAGCCCCTTGGATTTTGATGCTTTTATCTGTAATAGTGGTGGTGATGTGTACTATCCGTCTTTAAGCTCAGAGGATGGTCTTGGGCTTCCCTTCACAGTGGACTCAGATTATCAATCGCATATTGAATACCGTTGGGGAGGAGAAGGTTTAAGGAAAACTTTAGTTCGATGGGCCGCTTCTATTAATGACAAAAATGGACAAACTGTTGAAGAAAACGAGTCACGATCTACTACCCATTGCTATGCATTCAGAGTGAAGGACCCTGAACTG ATTCCTCCCGTTAAGGAGCTTCGAAAATTGATGAGAGTTCAGGCTCTTAGATGCCACGTTATCTATTGTCAAAATGGCACCACACTGAATGTAATCCCAGTTTTGGCCTCTAGAGCTCAAGCTTTAAG GTACCTCTACATTCGTTGGGGCCTAGAGTTGTCCAATGTCATCACCTTCGTGGGAGAATGTGGAGACACAGACTACGAAGGCTTACTTGGAGGAGTCCATAAAACTGTTATATTGAAGGGAATTGGCAACGATGCTCTTAAGCTTCACTCTAACAGAAGCTACCCTCTTGAACACGTACTGCCATTCAACAGTCCCAACATAGTTCAAGCCAAAGGATGTTGCAACGAAGATGTAAGGGCATCACTTCAGAATATAGGGGTTATCAAGGAATAG